A genomic region of Deltaproteobacteria bacterium contains the following coding sequences:
- a CDS encoding PIN domain-containing protein, translating to MIAVDSNLLVYAHRRDSPWHREASRCLKELAEGRAAWGIPWPCVHEFLSIVTHAQIYRPPSTLAQAIDQVAGWLASPTLVLLTETADYWEHLRRVLNQARVAGPKIHDARIAALCQAHGARELWTADRDFSRFAGLQAKNPLVA from the coding sequence ATGATCGCGGTCGATAGCAACCTGCTGGTGTATGCCCATCGCCGCGACTCGCCGTGGCACCGTGAGGCCTCGCGCTGCCTCAAGGAGCTGGCCGAGGGACGGGCCGCGTGGGGCATTCCCTGGCCCTGCGTGCACGAGTTCCTCAGCATCGTGACGCACGCGCAAATCTACCGACCGCCCTCGACGCTGGCGCAAGCGATCGACCAGGTCGCCGGCTGGCTCGCCTCACCAACGCTTGTGCTGCTCACCGAAACCGCAGACTACTGGGAGCACCTCCGGCGCGTTCTCAACCAAGCGCGAGTGGCTGGTCCCAAAATCCACGACGCCCGCATTGCCGCGCTTTGCCAAGCCCACGGCGCGCGCGAGCTGTGGACGGCCGACCGCGACTTCAGTCGCTTCGCTGGCCTGCAAGCCAAGAACCCGCTGGTGGCCTAG
- a CDS encoding type II toxin-antitoxin system VapB family antitoxin — translation MGTHMKTTIEISDPLLREARALAARQGQTLRQVVEAGLRQVVGAHKGRKQSFRLRDASVGGKGLRDGLHYDDWGKILDIAYGNRG, via the coding sequence ATGGGTACCCATATGAAGACAACCATCGAGATATCCGATCCGCTCTTGCGCGAGGCCCGGGCTCTGGCGGCGCGCCAAGGACAGACGTTGCGCCAAGTCGTCGAGGCGGGTCTGCGCCAGGTCGTCGGCGCGCACAAGGGACGCAAGCAGTCGTTCCGGCTGCGCGACGCGAGTGTGGGCGGAAAAGGGTTGCGGGACGGGCTGCACTACGACGACTGGGGCAAGATCCTCGACATCGCCTACGGCAACCGTGGATGA
- a CDS encoding chorismate synthase produces MERDLDRRRPGQSKLTTPRDEPDRGEAFSGGAVKCG; encoded by the coding sequence GTGGAGCGCGACCTCGATCGCCGCCGGCCCGGCCAGAGCAAGCTCACCACGCCGCGCGACGAACCCGATCGCGGCGAGGCTTTCTCCGGCGGCGCGGTCAAGTGCGGCTGA